A stretch of Paludisphaera borealis DNA encodes these proteins:
- a CDS encoding NAD-dependent epimerase/dehydratase family protein has product MTLDPSRPVLVTGGGGFLGSAVVALLRAKGQAVRTLTRRHYSQLDALGAEQIQGDIADAGVVARAVEGCDAVFHVAAKAGLWGPEHEYRRTNVQGTKNVVDACRAHGVRKLIYTSSPSVIFSGKDLEGVDESIPYPDHYEAAYPRTKAEAEKLVRKANDGALATVVLRPHLIWGPGDNNILPRVFARARARRLFRIGRRNPLIDLTYIDNAASAHILAADRLDVGSAVAGKVYFIAQGQPVPVWDMINRFLDIAHLPPVKRTVPKSLAVALGRAFEVCYGVLRLSGEPRMTRFLAHELSTAHWYNLDAARRDLGYAPHVSIEEGLRRLAASLQQDQTEI; this is encoded by the coding sequence ATGACGCTCGACCCGTCCCGCCCCGTGCTCGTGACCGGAGGCGGCGGATTCCTGGGATCGGCCGTCGTGGCCCTGCTCCGCGCCAAGGGGCAGGCCGTCCGCACCCTGACCCGGCGTCACTATTCTCAGCTCGACGCGCTCGGGGCCGAGCAGATTCAGGGGGACATCGCCGACGCCGGTGTCGTCGCCCGCGCGGTCGAAGGTTGCGACGCGGTCTTTCACGTCGCGGCCAAGGCGGGCCTCTGGGGGCCCGAGCACGAGTACCGGCGGACGAACGTGCAGGGCACCAAGAACGTCGTCGACGCCTGCCGTGCTCACGGCGTCCGCAAGCTGATCTACACGAGTTCCCCCAGCGTGATCTTCAGCGGGAAGGATCTCGAAGGCGTCGACGAGTCGATCCCCTATCCCGACCACTACGAAGCGGCGTACCCCCGCACGAAGGCCGAGGCCGAGAAGCTGGTTCGCAAGGCGAACGACGGCGCGCTGGCTACCGTCGTCCTCCGGCCGCACCTGATCTGGGGGCCGGGAGACAACAACATCCTGCCCCGGGTCTTCGCGCGAGCCCGGGCGCGGCGGTTGTTCCGGATCGGGCGTCGCAACCCGTTGATCGATCTGACGTACATCGATAACGCCGCTTCAGCCCACATTCTGGCCGCCGACCGCCTGGACGTCGGCTCTGCGGTCGCCGGCAAGGTCTACTTCATCGCCCAGGGCCAGCCCGTGCCCGTCTGGGACATGATCAACCGGTTTCTCGATATCGCCCATCTGCCGCCGGTGAAGCGCACCGTGCCGAAGTCGCTGGCCGTCGCCCTCGGCCGAGCCTTCGAGGTCTGCTACGGCGTGCTAAGGCTCTCCGGGGAACCGCGGATGACGCGGTTCCTCGCCCATGAGCTTTCGACGGCGCACTGGTACAATCTCGACGCCGCGCGCCGGGATCTCGGCTATGCTCCTCACGTCAGCATCGAGGAAGGCCTGCGCAGGTTGGCCGCCTCGCTACAACAGGACCAGACCGAGATTTAG
- a CDS encoding 3-oxoacyl-ACP synthase III: MKYENVYIEAFGYEVAPVVVSSSELEERLAPVYEALHLIPGQLEALTGIIERRWWEEGHRISDGAIVAARRALEAADIPADQVEALVYGGVCREYFEPATACRIASELAISPGAVIHDLSNACLGVLSGMIDVANRIELGQIRTGMVVACETAREINNVMIERMCQNPSMDFFKEALATLTGGSGAVAVLLTDGQLSRTKRRRLLGGAVQSAPQFHDLCRWGVEAVKPLTNGPLQQFTSTDATAVLTHGVELGVKTWQSFLRKLGWVKEQVDKVVCHQVGGSHRDTILRSLGLPIEKDYSTFPYLGNMGTVSLPLTAALAEDRQVLHPGDRVAFLGIGSGLNCLMLGLEW; the protein is encoded by the coding sequence ATGAAATACGAGAACGTCTATATTGAGGCGTTCGGCTACGAGGTCGCTCCGGTGGTCGTCTCTTCCTCCGAACTGGAGGAGCGGCTTGCGCCGGTGTATGAGGCTTTGCACCTGATCCCCGGCCAGCTCGAAGCCCTGACGGGGATCATCGAGCGGCGTTGGTGGGAGGAAGGGCATCGGATCTCCGACGGCGCGATCGTCGCCGCACGCCGCGCCCTTGAGGCCGCCGACATTCCCGCCGACCAGGTCGAAGCCCTGGTTTACGGGGGCGTCTGCCGCGAGTACTTCGAGCCCGCGACGGCCTGCCGGATCGCGTCGGAGCTGGCGATCAGTCCGGGGGCCGTGATTCACGACCTGAGCAACGCCTGCCTGGGCGTGCTCAGCGGCATGATCGACGTCGCCAACCGGATCGAGCTCGGCCAGATCCGCACGGGGATGGTCGTCGCCTGCGAGACGGCCCGCGAGATCAACAACGTCATGATCGAGCGGATGTGCCAGAACCCGAGCATGGATTTCTTCAAAGAGGCGCTGGCCACGCTGACCGGGGGTTCCGGGGCGGTCGCGGTCCTGCTGACCGACGGCCAGCTTTCGCGAACCAAGCGGCGGCGGCTGCTCGGCGGCGCGGTCCAGTCGGCGCCCCAGTTCCACGACCTCTGCCGCTGGGGCGTCGAGGCGGTGAAGCCGCTGACGAACGGTCCGCTGCAACAGTTCACGTCGACCGACGCCACGGCCGTGCTGACTCACGGCGTCGAACTTGGGGTGAAGACCTGGCAGTCGTTCCTCCGCAAGCTGGGCTGGGTCAAGGAGCAGGTCGACAAGGTCGTCTGCCACCAGGTCGGCGGGTCGCATCGCGACACGATCTTGCGATCGCTGGGACTGCCGATCGAGAAGGATTATTCGACGTTTCCGTATCTCGGCAACATGGGAACCGTCTCATTGCCGCTGACCGCCGCGCTGGCCGAAGACCGGCAGGTTCTCCACCCTGGCGACCGGGTCGCGTTCCTCGGAATCGGCAGCGGCCTGAACTGCCTGATGCTGGGCCTGGAGTGGTAA
- a CDS encoding alpha/beta fold hydrolase, whose translation MTGTTRNSSPELGEFLAAHPGRDFDRDGLRYHYLDEGEGRPVVMVHGNPTWSFYYRRLVEALSPSHRTIVPDHIGCGLSDKPGDDRYRYTLESRVDDLERLLDHLGIVRDVTLVVHDWGGMIGLTYAARRPERIARLVVLNTAAFHMPTDKRFPWSLGVCRNPALGSLAVRGLNAFARGTAVIGCTKERMPKSLRDAYVAPYDSWANRIAVHRFVQDIPLRPYDRCYDLVSWVESRLHLLRSVPMFIGWGMKDFVFDAPFLREWERRFPLAEVHKFPDAGHYILEDEAETLIPQIASFLDAPESPSSVTATQAAEG comes from the coding sequence ATGACGGGAACGACACGCAACTCCAGCCCCGAACTCGGGGAATTCCTGGCCGCCCACCCGGGCCGCGACTTCGATCGCGACGGCCTGCGCTATCATTACCTGGACGAAGGCGAAGGCCGCCCGGTCGTCATGGTCCACGGCAATCCGACGTGGTCGTTCTACTATCGTCGCCTGGTCGAGGCGCTTAGCCCCTCGCACCGCACGATCGTCCCCGACCACATCGGCTGCGGGCTCTCCGACAAGCCCGGCGACGACCGGTATCGCTACACGCTCGAAAGCCGCGTCGACGACCTGGAACGCCTGCTCGACCACCTGGGGATCGTCCGCGACGTGACGCTCGTGGTCCACGACTGGGGGGGCATGATCGGGTTGACGTACGCTGCTCGCCGGCCCGAGCGGATCGCCCGCCTGGTCGTGCTCAACACGGCGGCGTTCCACATGCCGACGGACAAGCGGTTCCCCTGGTCCCTCGGCGTCTGCCGCAACCCGGCGCTCGGGTCGCTCGCGGTCCGGGGGCTCAACGCCTTTGCTCGCGGGACGGCGGTCATCGGCTGCACCAAGGAGCGGATGCCGAAATCGCTCCGCGACGCCTACGTCGCCCCTTACGATTCGTGGGCGAACCGGATCGCGGTTCATCGGTTCGTCCAGGACATCCCGCTTCGCCCGTACGACCGGTGCTACGACCTGGTGAGCTGGGTCGAGAGCCGGTTGCACTTGCTCCGCTCGGTCCCCATGTTCATCGGCTGGGGGATGAAGGACTTCGTGTTCGACGCGCCGTTCCTCAGAGAATGGGAGCGACGCTTCCCGCTCGCCGAGGTCCACAAGTTCCCCGATGCGGGTCATTACATCCTCGAAGACGAAGCCGAGACCTTGATTCCGCAGATCGCGAGCTTCCTGGACGCGCCCGAGTCGCCGTCGTCCGTGACCGCGACGCAGGCCGCCGAGGGTTGA
- a CDS encoding fatty acid CoA ligase family protein has product MNTPSQDVEDAPASVPIADDHLANIAQHLHDMANRQPHRAAVVVPQGRGAAGQIRYGHFTYGQLDRDSDAIAAGLIEEAVPRGSRAAVMVRPGLDFFALVFGLFKAGVVPVLIDPGIGLKSLGRCLDEAEPETFIGIAPAIVARRVLGWGRDTVRRVILAGQGKWLNSLATASLDTIRRRGREAIASGRIATPVFRGVKPDEPAAILFTSGSTGPPKGAIYTHAIFLAQIECFRSLYQIEPGEIDLCTFPLFALFAPALGMTSIVPQMDPTRPARVAPEKLFEAIDDFGPTNMFGSPALLKRVGPAGVAKGLKIPTLRRVVTAGAPASPRVLETFARLLEPPAEIFTPYGATESLPVASIGSAEILGETGRQTDLGRGVCVGRPVGDITVKIIRISDQPIPEWSDDLVVPDGDVGEVIVSGSVVTREYYGRPEATALAKIIDSANETFYHRMGDVGYLDDRGRIWFCGRKSHRVVLKDATLHTICCEGVFNAHPEVARTALVGVDRPEGRIPVLCVEPVRRLGRRDRERVRGELLELGSKFDHTRRITTIVFHRAFPVDIRHNSKIFREKLAVWAARKRP; this is encoded by the coding sequence ATGAACACGCCGAGTCAAGACGTCGAGGACGCCCCCGCGTCCGTTCCCATCGCCGACGATCACCTGGCCAACATCGCCCAGCACCTGCACGACATGGCGAACCGCCAGCCGCACCGGGCGGCGGTCGTCGTGCCCCAGGGGCGCGGGGCGGCGGGCCAGATCCGTTACGGCCACTTCACGTACGGCCAGCTCGACCGCGACAGCGACGCGATCGCCGCCGGTCTGATCGAGGAGGCCGTTCCCCGAGGCAGCCGCGCCGCGGTGATGGTCCGGCCGGGGCTCGACTTCTTCGCGCTGGTCTTCGGCCTCTTCAAGGCGGGCGTCGTCCCGGTGCTGATCGATCCGGGGATCGGGCTCAAGAGCCTGGGACGCTGCCTCGACGAGGCCGAGCCGGAAACCTTCATCGGCATCGCCCCGGCGATCGTCGCCCGACGCGTCCTCGGTTGGGGCCGCGACACCGTCCGGCGCGTCATCCTGGCGGGCCAGGGCAAGTGGCTGAACAGCCTGGCGACGGCCTCGCTCGACACGATTCGCCGGCGAGGTCGCGAGGCGATCGCGAGCGGGCGGATTGCGACGCCGGTCTTCCGGGGCGTGAAGCCCGACGAGCCGGCGGCGATCCTCTTCACCAGCGGCAGCACGGGCCCTCCCAAGGGGGCCATCTACACCCACGCGATCTTCCTCGCGCAGATCGAGTGCTTCCGATCGCTCTACCAGATCGAGCCGGGCGAGATCGACCTCTGCACGTTTCCCTTGTTTGCGCTCTTCGCCCCGGCGCTCGGGATGACGTCGATCGTCCCGCAAATGGACCCCACGCGCCCCGCCCGGGTCGCCCCGGAGAAGCTGTTCGAGGCGATCGACGATTTCGGCCCGACCAACATGTTCGGCTCGCCGGCGCTTCTGAAGCGCGTCGGCCCGGCCGGCGTGGCCAAGGGCCTGAAAATCCCGACCCTCCGCCGCGTGGTCACGGCCGGTGCGCCCGCGTCGCCCCGGGTGCTCGAAACCTTCGCCCGGCTGCTCGAACCTCCCGCCGAGATCTTCACGCCGTACGGAGCTACCGAGTCGTTGCCCGTCGCCTCGATCGGCAGCGCCGAGATCCTCGGGGAGACGGGTCGCCAGACGGACCTCGGCCGAGGCGTCTGCGTCGGCCGTCCGGTCGGCGACATCACGGTCAAGATCATCCGGATCAGCGACCAGCCGATCCCCGAGTGGAGCGATGATCTGGTCGTCCCGGACGGTGACGTCGGCGAGGTGATCGTCTCCGGTTCGGTCGTCACGCGCGAGTACTACGGGCGGCCCGAAGCCACGGCGCTCGCGAAGATCATCGACTCGGCGAACGAAACCTTCTATCACCGGATGGGGGACGTCGGCTACCTCGACGATCGCGGCCGGATCTGGTTCTGCGGCCGGAAGTCGCACCGGGTCGTGCTGAAGGACGCGACGCTGCACACGATCTGCTGCGAGGGCGTGTTCAACGCTCATCCTGAAGTCGCGCGGACCGCGCTGGTCGGCGTCGATCGCCCCGAAGGAAGAATCCCGGTCCTGTGCGTCGAGCCGGTCCGCCGGCTCGGCCGCCGCGACCGCGAAAGGGTCCGGGGCGAGCTGCTGGAACTCGGGTCGAAGTTCGATCACACAAGGCGGATCACAACGATCGTGTTCCACCGCGCGTTCCCCGTCGACATTCGCCATAACTCGAAGATCTTCCGCGAAAAACTGGCGGTCTGGGCCGCGAGGAAACGGCCATGA